From a region of the Solanum stenotomum isolate F172 chromosome 2, ASM1918654v1, whole genome shotgun sequence genome:
- the LOC125856339 gene encoding putative pectinesterase 11 — protein sequence MALFHGYTSIITIVLLATSYLVIFSEATTTSSSQLSNAILIIVDQSGNGDYNKIQDAIDAVPSKNTQHVFILVKPGVYTEKVVVPSDKPFITISGRKTTVKNTIITGNDYGDIFKSPTFTVFASDFVARYLTIQNTYGSGEKAVALRVEGDKATFLGCRIMSHQDTLLDDVGRHYYKNCYIEGDTDFICGNAASLFEKCHLHSLSQSNGAITAHHRQSPQENTGFTFYGCKITGVKSAILGRPWGAYARVVFAQTYMSSVILPNGWEDWNDSSRQRTSYFAEYKCFGPGASSNNRVDWLRTLSSEEDVPYLKESIMGPKSWTRSKPTHLTPLSKVNSNRINKKRSSP from the exons ATGGCTTTATTTCACGGGTACACTTCAATAATTACAATTGTTCTATTAGCTACGAGTTATTTAGTGATTTTTTCCGAAGCTACGACCACATCATCAAGTCAATTGTCAAATGCAATTTTGATAATAGTAGATCAATCTGGTAATGGTGATTACAATAAAATACAAGATGCAATTGATGCAGTGCCTTCAAAGAATACACAACATGTATTTATTTTGGTAAAGCCTGGTGTTTATACAGAAAAAGTTGTTGTTCCAAGTGACAAGCCATTTATAACAATTAGTGGGAGAAAAACAACAGTCAAAAATACTATAATTACTGGAAATGATTATGGAGATatattcaaatctcctactttCACTGTTTTTGCTTCTGACTTTGTGGCTAGATACCTTACAATTCAG AACACATATGGAAGTGGAGAAAAAGCAGTAGCATTGAGGGTAGAAGGAGATAAAGCAACCTTTCTGGGTTGTAGAATTATGTCTCATCAAGACACATTACTTGATGATGTTGGTAgacattattataaaaattgttATATTGAAGGGGACACTGATTTCATATGTGGAAATGCTGCTTCTCTATTTGAG AAATGTCATTTGCATTCGCTTTCGCAATCGAATGGGGCTATAACAGCACACCATAGGCAATCACCTCAAGAGAATACAGGTTTCACTTTCTATGGATGTAAGATTACTGGAGTAAAGAGTGCAATTCTTGGGAGGCCATGGGGTGCTTATGCTAGGGTTGTATTTGCTCAAACTTACATGTCAAGTGTTATACTCCCCAATGGTTGGGAAGATTGGAATGACTCCTCTAGACAAAG GACATCATATTTTGCTGAGTACAAGTGTTTTGGGCCAGGTGCAAGTTCTAATAATAGGGTAGATTGGTTAAGGACTTTGTCTAGTGAAGAAGATGTGCCCTACTTGAAGGAAAGTATTATGGGCCCAAAAAGTTGGACTAGGTCCAAGCCCACACATTTGACACCTTTATCTAAAGTCAACTCCAACAGAATCAACAAAAAGAGAAGCAGCCCATGA
- the LOC125856334 gene encoding flocculation protein FLO11-like has product MDRRSTFRLRFPWSSASEPEPATKPATQPNTKSTGSSRTTRQGTRSQPSSSTRSKNSPSSSPANENSTPKQPPSSTTTAISGKPSSPPKVPSQPTTTSTSALPETLTNPPQLSAENKAPIESSTTNTKPTNGPASPKNETQTPTSTISERPQSSLPGVAPSGAESQSLIPSQEHQGLTSQPASPSDVANKSNAPQPPSRPAPQSQEMSPKSSPTRNGPQVLSTDQLAPKPANPVRQTSSNPSDITSQMQLNDQTISQPTSPPKQSQDSSEISPKSTETLPSNSEKEPMPATIKPQSEQMELPKKEAISDTLTEAKDKSPENVKPSDSSRITSEPKTARPLETNIPETKEVKEVVQQTTDPDIVFQSKQAYTEKQANSDNDQIRVNRVSNGKQTRTISAEPDIPLNKEVKDNISKFINRMTVGDGKQKLEEGPVSVITLAGDNRGASMQLSSNSSRKGKAVHIHRGYKLNADETADATTDAEGTSKGKQTNDARTTKDQELEAYMNCNVQGLNNSITFDSTIEGKNPGIHMTFPRMPSEPPKTSEKTGLFEAHKAEYNVARAQKHTYKPTIKRRCLEGLFVEPSDSDSDNPEKPRKHGCHVGGKKKRDNDIDILETNACN; this is encoded by the coding sequence ATGGATAGAAGATCAACATTTCGATTACGCTTTCCTTGGTCTTCTGCATCTGAACCTGAACCTGCAACCAAACCAGCCACTCAGCCTAATACCAAATCTACTGGTTCTAGTCGAACAACTCGTCAGGGGACGAGATCACAGCCTTCCAGCAGCACTAGATCCAAAAATAGCCCTTCCTCTAGTCCTGCAAATGAAAACTCAACTCCAAAGCAGCCACCAAGTTCCACAACAACCGCGATATCTGGAAAGCCTTCTTCACCACCAAAAGTGCCTAGCCAGCCCACCACCACGAGCACAAGTGCTTTACCTGAAACTCTAACAAATCCCCCTCAACTTTCAGCTGAAAACAAAGCTCCTATCGAGTCCTCTACCACAAACACTAAACCAACAAATGGTCCAGCTAGCccgaaaaatgaaactcaaaccCCTACATCCACAATATCTGAGAGACCACAATCTAGTCTTCCAGGAGTTGCTCCCTCCGGAGCTGAATCTCAATCCTTGATACCATCTCAAGAACATCAAGGCCTCACTTCTCAACCAGCTTCACCATCTGATGTGGCAAATAAGTCCAATGCACCTCAGCCTCCATCTCGTCCAGCTCCTCAATCACAAGAAATGAGTCCAAAATCCTCCCCAACACGCAACGGTCCTCAGGTCCTTTCAACTGACCAACTTGCCCCAAAGCCAGCTAACCCTGTGAGGCAGACTTCTTCAAATCCATCTGATATAACATCTCAAATGCAACTGAACGATCAGACAATTTCCCAGCCAACATCTCCACCAAAACAATCACAAGACAGCTCAGAAATTTCTCCCAAATCCACCGAAACACTTCCATCAAACTCTGAAAAAGAACCAATGCCGGCAACAATTAAGCCTCAATCAGAACAAATGGAGCTTCCCAAGAAAGAAGCCATATCTGACACATTAACTGAAGCAAAAGATAAGTCACCTGAAAATGTAAAACCTtcagattcttcaagaatcacTAGTGAACCTAAGACAGCCAGGCCATTGGAGACAAACATCCCGGAAACTAAAGAAGTGAAGGAAGTAGTGCAACAGACCACGGATCCAGACATTGTGTTTCAATCAAAGCAAGCATATACAGAGAAGCAAGCCAATTCTGATAATGATCAAATTCGGGTGAACCGTGTCTCTAATGGAAAACAGACAAGAACAATTTCAGCTGAACCAGATATACCCCTTAACAAAGAGGTAAAAGATAACATCTCAAAGTTTATTAATAGGATGACAGTTGGAGATGGCAAGCAAAAATTGGAAGAGGGGCCGGTGAGCGTAATCACCCTTGCAGGGGATAACAGAGGAGCATCTATGCAACTTAGTTCAAACTCATCAAGAAAAGGAAAGGCAGTTCACATTCACAGAGGCTACAAACTGAATGCAGATGAAACTGCCGATGCAACCACAGATGCAGAGGGAACTTCAAAGGGAAAACAGACAAACGATGCAAGGACGACGAAAGATCAAGAACTAGAGGCATACATGAACTGCAATGTGCAGGGGCTcaacaactcaattacatttGACAGTACTATTGAGGGAAAAAATCCAGGTATACATATGACATTCCCTCGTATGCCTTCTGAACCACCAAAAACAAGTGAGAAAACTGGACTGTTTGAGGCACACAAGGCCGAATATAATGTTGCCCGTGCTCAGAAACATACATACAAGCCAACAATCAAAAGAAGATGTCTCGAAGGGCTTTTCGTTGAACCAAGTGATTCTGATTCAGATAACCCTGAAAAACCTCGAAAACATGGCTGCCATGTTGGCGGTAAGAAGAAGAGAGATAATGATATCGACATTCTTGAAACTAATGCATGTAACTAA
- the LOC125856348 gene encoding CBS domain-containing protein CBSX3, mitochondrial-like, producing the protein MQGVMRVVRSYHEKLKVTILQHPQFKTTSEMNKVFARFGRVISFPTVQSKEAKDIVVSESSTMQQKGLENTTVADVLMIKDEEKGNSWLCCRTNDTAYDAIKQMAANNIGSLVVLKPGENQLIAGIITERDYLRKVIVQDRSSKYTRVGDIMTEQSKLITITSDTNILQAMQLMSEHHIRHVPVIDGKVVGMISVADIVKAVVDQQTGEVKQLNQFIRGDYY; encoded by the exons ATGCAAGGTGTTATGCGCGTGGTGAGATCATACCATGAAAAGCTCAAGGTTACAATTCTACAGCACCCACAATTCAAAACCACAAGTGAGATGAACAAAGTATTCGCAAGATTTGGACGTGTTATCTCCTTCCCCACAGTGCAGAGCAAGGAAGCCAAAGACATAGTTGTCTCAGAATCTTCCACAATGCAGCAAAAGGGGTTGGAGAATACAACAGTTGCTGATGTACTAATgataaaagatgaagaaaaaggtAACTCATGGCTTTGTTGTCGAACAAATGACACAGCGTATGATGCCATCAAACAA ATGGCAGCAAACAATATCGGGTCTTTGGTCGTTCTAAAGCCAGGAGAGAATCAACTGATAGCTGGAATTATAACAGAAAGAG ACTATCTGCGGAAGGTAATTGTACAGGATAGATCATCTAAATACACAAGAGTCGGAGATATTATGACCGAGCAG AGCAAGCTGATTACCATCACATCGGACACAAACATTCTCCAAGCAATGCAGCTCATGAGTG AGCACCACATACGACATGTTCCAGTGATCGATGGGAAGGTAGTAGGCATGATTTCTGTGGCGGATATTGTCAAAGCAGTGGTGGATCAACAAACTGGAGAAGTGAAGCAACTCAATCAATTCATCCGAGGAGATTACTACTGA
- the LOC125856350 gene encoding protein RADIALIS-like 6, giving the protein MASWTSRQNKKFEEALALYDRDTPDRWHNIARCVGGKSAAEVKRHYAVLVKDIMQIENGQVPLPNYKATAETNNRSGYANEHRLLKNLKLQ; this is encoded by the exons ATGGCCTCGTGGACTTCAAGGCAAAACAAGAAGTTCGAAGAGGCTTTGGCGTTATATGACAGAGACACACCTGATCGTTGGCATAACATTGCAAGGTGTGTAGGTGGAAAATCAGCTGCAGAAGTGAAGAGGCATTATGCAGTGCTTGTGAAGGATATCATGCAAATAGAAAATGGTCAAGTACCTTTACCAAATTACAAAGCCACGGCTGAAACCAATAACAGATCAGGTTATGCCAATGAACATAG GCTTCTGAAGAACCTGAAGTTACAGTGA
- the LOC125856345 gene encoding zinc-finger homeodomain protein 5-like, whose product MELAGGEEKEMRMSGYHSLDQNIDLLSPVSGGGGGSGGAAPGDGTAPHTAGSNKFNKGTAATARAKYRECLKNHAANIGGNVTDGCGEFMPSGGEGTLEALKCAACNCHRNFHRKEQPNNNAGIMVVHPLQLPQPLPSPIPSLNHHHHHHHQHGGGRSIWTTMPPQPVKMAFGGSGGGSGATDSSSEELNFNAYHHQQATSVPPQQPFMLAKKRFRTKFSQEQKEKMLEFAEKLGWRIPREDDTEVQRFCSQVGVKRQVFKVWMHNNKNPSSAKKNIIQEDQP is encoded by the exons atGGAATTAGCTGGTGGTGAGGAAAAGGAGATGAGAATGTCAGGTTATCATTCACTTGATCAAAATATAGATCTTCTCTCACCTGTATCCGGCGGTGGAGGTGGAAGTGGTGGTGCAGCGCCAGGTGATGGCACTGCACCACACACCGCTGGATCTAATAAATTTAACAAGGGAACTGCTGCTACAGCAAGAGCAAAGTACCGTGAGTGTCTGAAAAATCATGCTGCTAATATTGGTGGAAATGTTACTGATGGATGTGGTGAGTTTATGCCTAGTGGTGGAGAAGGTACACTTGAAGCTTTGAAGTGTGCTGCTTGTAATTGTCATCGGAATTTTCATAGAAAAGAACAGCCTAATAATAATGCCGGGATTATGGTTGTGCATCCATTACAGCTACCACAACCACTGCCTTCTCCGATACCATCGTTGAATCATCACCACCACCATCACCATCAACACGGAGGAGGAAGATCAATTTGGACTACTATGCCACCTCAGCCTGTCAAAATGGCCTTCGGAG GTAGCGGGGGAGGAAGTGGGGCAACAGACTCATCAAGTGAAGAACTTAATTTCAATGCATATCATCATCAACAAGCAACATCGGTACCTCCACAACAACCATTTATGTTGGCTAAGAAAAGATTTAGGACAAAATTTAGTCaagaacaaaaggaaaaaatgttgGAATTTGCAGAAAAATTAGGTTGGAGAATTCCAAGAGAAGATGATACTGAAGTACAAAGATTCTGCTCACAAGTTGGAGTCAAGAGACAGGTTTTTAAGGTTTGGATGCATAATAATAAGAATCCTTCATCTgctaaaaaaaacataatacaaGAAGATCaaccttaa
- the LOC125856335 gene encoding uncharacterized protein LOC125856335: MNYENYDPFFPDQPVVDLYLPIWAKLSSFKSKPAFIWAEDGPLVQLSSITYEELNSSAQCISSELLLSLRKNDTVLVLCSPGLEFVEVIFGCQRAGVLAVPISPPHPSFSNGNWHHLLRVMSQTRPKVAIAQREYIKHVEKYVARSSNKKLSKALKKVRWISTEDLNGKKMEMKVENVNFGYNGCNVDDVYLIQYTSGATCVLTSPNTFVNRPRIWLELISEFKATCTPVPSFALPLVLKRGHVEATVTRTVNNPISMMSLMNLIIVNEPIYSDCVEEFVEVFRPFGLNPLAISPSYGLAENGTFVSTSWKSSNCDKFSTYKKLLPSARLDEDHVDIEILVVNEDTNEIVEDGIEGEIWISSPSNATGYLGHPSLTQQVFNATLKNKAGKCYVRTGDRGVVEGEQRFLYVTGRCSDIIKLSNGQEIHPHYLETLTYNSCPNFLRGGCVAAFEMSESEYTSIAVVTEVQSKGEIESDIFLKQICEGIRKTIMKEEGVGIGLVVLVKIGNVPKTTSGKIQRWLAKYKFMKSQMNIIMQMKFDNNGNIQSTMQKMMQIGKKEAKKGKEVLVVEEEGVFFAPTNRTLKSSL; the protein is encoded by the exons ATGAACTATGAAAATTATGATCCTTTTTTCCCTGATCAACCTGTTGTGGATCTTTATCTTCCAATTTGGGCCAAACTTTCAAGTTTTAAGTCCAAACCAGCTTTCATTTGGGCTGAAGATGGCCCATTGGTTCAGTTGTCGTCGATCACTTACGAGGAGTTAAATAGTTCAGCCCAATGTATTTCTTCTGAATTGTTActtagtttaagaaaaaatgatACTGTTCTTGTTTTATGTTCACCaggacttgaatttgttgaagtGATATTTGGTTGTCAAAGGGCTGGAGTTTTAGCTGTTCCTATTAGCCCTCCTCACCCGTCTTTTTCGAATGGTAATTGGCATCATTTACTTAGAGTTATGTCTCAAACAAGGCCTAAAGTTGCTATAGCACAACGCGAATACATCAAACATGTTGAGAAGTATGTTGCAAGATCGAGTAATAAGAAGTTGTCCAAGGCCTTGAAGAAGGTTCGATGGATTTCAACTGAGGATTTAAATGGCAAGAAAATGGAAATGAAAGTggaaaatgtgaattttggttacaATGGTTGCAATGTTGATGATGTGTACTTGATTCAGTACACTTCTG GGGCAACGTGTGTGTTGACATCCCCGAATACATTTGTCAATCGTCCTAGGATTTGGCTTGAATTGATATCGGAGTTCAAGGCAACTTGCACTCCTGTTCCTTCATTTGCTTTACCACTCGTGTTGAAACGTGGTCATGTTGAGGCAACTGTTACAAGAACTGTTAACAATCCTATTAGTATGATGAGCTTGATGAATTTGATCATTGTTAACGAGCCAATATACAGCGATTGTGTTGAAGAATTTGTTGAAGTTTTTAGGCCTTTTGGGCTTAATCCTTTGGCAATTTCTCCCTCATATGGCTTAGCTGAGAATGGCACATTTGTTTCAACATCATGGAAAAGTAGTAATTGTGACAAATTTTCGACGTATAAAAAGCTCTTGCCAAGTGCTAGGCTTGATGAAGATcatgtagacattgaaattctAGTTGTGAATGAAGATACAAATGAGATTGTGGAAGATGGAATTGAAGGtgaaatatggatttcatctcCTAGCAATGCTACTGGATATTTAGGACATCCATCTCTAACTCAACAAGTGTTCAACGCCACTCTTAAAAATAAGGCGGGAAAATGCTATGTTCGAACAGGGGATAGAGGAGTTGTCGAAGGAGAACAAAGATTTTTATACGTGACAGGACGATGTTCAGACATTATTAAACTCTCAAATGGACAAGAAATACATCCACATTATTTGGAGACATTAACTTATAATAGTTGTCCAAATTTCCTAAGAGGAGGTTGTGTTGCAGCATTCGAGATGTCTGAATCTGAATACACATCTATAGCTGTTGTCACGGAGGTACAAAGCAAGGGTGAAATAGAGAGTGATATATTTTTGAAGCAAATATGTGAAGGAATAAGGAAAACAATAATGAAAGAAGAAGGTGTTGGAATTGGACTTGTGGTACTTGTTAAAATTGGAAATGTACCAAAGACTACTTCTGGGAAAATACAAAGATGGCTTGCTAAGTATAAATTTATGAAGTCACAAAtgaatattataatgcaaatgAAGTTTGATAATAATGGTAATATTCAAAGCACAATGCAAAAAATGATGCAAATTGGAAAAAAAGAGGCTAAAAAGGGAAAGGAAGTGTTAGTTGTGGAAGAAGAAGGGGTATTTTTTGCTCCAACAAATAGAACTTTGAAATCTTctctttaa